GGAGGCCGTCAAGCGGCTGTGGACGCTGGGCACGCCCGCCAGCCAGGTCGTCTCGCCGGGCATGTGGGTGCTGGAGAGCTACCAGGCGGGCGAGCGCACGGTCTTCAAGAAGAACCCCTACTGGGGCGAGTGGAACAAGGACGCTCGCGGCAACGCCCTGCCCTACCTCGACCGCTACTCGTACCGGGTGACGAACGACCTGAACGCCGCGCTCGCCGCGTACCTCGCCGGGCAGATCGACTCCTTCGGGCCGCGCAACGCCGACGACCTCGCGCAGATCAAGCGGGCCATCGACGGGGGCAACCTCAAGGCGACGCTGATCGCCAACGTCAGCCCGCAGTCGACGAGCCAGTGGATCACCTTCAACTGGAACAAGGCCGAGGACCCCGACAAGCAGCGCCTCTTCCGCGACGTGCGCTTCCGCCGCGCCATGAGCCACATCGCCAACCGTCAGGCGATGGTGCAGCTCGCGCTGGGCGGCCTGGGCAGCGAGACCTACTACTCGGTCTACCCGATCTTCAAGAACTACATCAGCGACGCGGCCCCCAAGTACCGCTACGACCTCGCGCAGGCGACCCGTCTGCTCGGTCAGCTCGGCTACACCCGGAAGAACGCGCAGGGCTACCTCGTGAACCGGGCGGGCAAGGTGCTGGAGTTCAACCTCGCCACGAACTCGGGCAACACGGTGCGCGAGCAGCTCGGACGCATCTTCACGGACGAGGCCAAGAAGGTCGGCGTCAAGGTGAACTTCACGCCCATCGACTTCAACAACCTCGTGGGGCAGCTCACCGCGAAGGGCGCGAACCGTCCCTTCGACGCGATCCTGCTGGGGCTGGCGGGCGGCGACAACATCTGGCCCTTCGGAACGAACACGGTGCCCTGCGGCGGCAACCTGCACTCGTACAACAACCCCACCAACGGTGCCTGCCTGACC
The sequence above is drawn from the Deinococcus sp. YIM 134068 genome and encodes:
- a CDS encoding ABC transporter substrate-binding protein, which codes for MKKALFFTLAMTLGSAVAAPFVHPAAWTAEQNTANKRGGEFRSYVISDFKTINPFTSAEADSIPGTMDTGTGLFTQDPRNDDLIPYMADGEPVVSNGGRRFVVKIRQGMKFSDGQPITADDWVTTYRIHTDDKVGSNSYDSFFLNKKPITVKKIDNSTLQFDFPQASAKALVIMSYAPWPDHIYGQAYRSGGAEAVKRLWTLGTPASQVVSPGMWVLESYQAGERTVFKKNPYWGEWNKDARGNALPYLDRYSYRVTNDLNAALAAYLAGQIDSFGPRNADDLAQIKRAIDGGNLKATLIANVSPQSTSQWITFNWNKAEDPDKQRLFRDVRFRRAMSHIANRQAMVQLALGGLGSETYYSVYPIFKNYISDAAPKYRYDLAQATRLLGQLGYTRKNAQGYLVNRAGKVLEFNLATNSGNTVREQLGRIFTDEAKKVGVKVNFTPIDFNNLVGQLTAKGANRPFDAILLGLAGGDNIWPFGTNTVPCGGNLHSYNNPTNGACLTPQESLMTKLYYQGDATLNAAQRRTIGAQLLKAEAELQPVVYLVGGNYHVTYSERLGGAYEREMMDAYYGSRTIALTFIK